The following proteins come from a genomic window of Acinonyx jubatus isolate Ajub_Pintada_27869175 chromosome C1, VMU_Ajub_asm_v1.0, whole genome shotgun sequence:
- the TEX38 gene encoding testis-expressed protein 38 isoform X4 gives MNTLGLSQLNGKNLRREERAQEWVKVMRAATFTYSPLLYWINKRRHYGMNTTVNTGPPPAVTKTETEVQNSDPLWELDVPGSRSSVAQDSSPKVEAPVPPQPALQLVPRQALPSPVLQSRTSSPLLVPIFQEVPFAPSLCNLPSMLNHSVSYPLDTCPERNVHFHSLPTMVHEDHCFSAKAFASEL, from the exons ATGAATACCCTAGGGCTATCACAGCTGAATGG GAAGAACTTGCGACGAGAAGAGCGTGCCCAGGAGTGGGTGAAGGTGATGAGAGCCGCCACGTTCACCTACAGCCCCCTGTTGTACTGGATTAACAAGCGTCGGCATTATGGCATGAACACAACTGTCAACACGGGCCCTCCCCCTGCTGTCACCAAGACCGAGACTGAGGTCCAgaattcagatcctctgtgggAACTGGACGTCCCTGGGAGCAGGAGCTCTGTTGCCCAAGACAGCAGCCCCAAGGTGGAGGCCCCTGTCCCCCCGCAACCTGCACTGCAGCTGGTCCCCAGGCAGGCTTTACCTTCCCCAGTGCTGCAGTCCCGGACCAGCTCCCCACTCCTGGTGCCCATCTTTCAGGAGGtgccctttgccccttccctgtgcaaCCTGCCCTCAATGCTGAACCACTCGGTCTCCTACCCTTTGGACACCTGTCCTGAAAGGAATGTCCACTTCCATTCCCTCCCCACGATGGTCCATGAAGACCACTGCTTCAGTGCCAAGGCTTTTGCCTCAGAATTATAG
- the TEX38 gene encoding testis-expressed protein 38 isoform X1: protein MDSQREDLSLPGVWVSLYFGFLGLCSVVTGGCILFLHWRKNLRREERAQEWVKVMRAATFTYSPLLYWINKRRHYGMNTTVNTGPPPAVTKTETEVQNSDPLWELDVPGSRSSVAQDSSPKVEAPVPPQPALQLVPRQALPSPVLQSRTSSPLLVPIFQEVPFAPSLCNLPSMLNHSVSYPLDTCPERNVHFHSLPTMVHEDHCFSAKAFASEL from the exons ATGGATTCCCAGCGGGAGGACCTGAGCCTCCCTGGTG TATGGGTCTCATTGTACTTTGGATTCCTGGGGCTGTGTTCTGTGGTAACCGGTGGCTGCATTCTCTTTCTGCACTGGAGGAAGAACTTGCGACGAGAAGAGCGTGCCCAGGAGTGGGTGAAGGTGATGAGAGCCGCCACGTTCACCTACAGCCCCCTGTTGTACTGGATTAACAAGCGTCGGCATTATGGCATGAACACAACTGTCAACACGGGCCCTCCCCCTGCTGTCACCAAGACCGAGACTGAGGTCCAgaattcagatcctctgtgggAACTGGACGTCCCTGGGAGCAGGAGCTCTGTTGCCCAAGACAGCAGCCCCAAGGTGGAGGCCCCTGTCCCCCCGCAACCTGCACTGCAGCTGGTCCCCAGGCAGGCTTTACCTTCCCCAGTGCTGCAGTCCCGGACCAGCTCCCCACTCCTGGTGCCCATCTTTCAGGAGGtgccctttgccccttccctgtgcaaCCTGCCCTCAATGCTGAACCACTCGGTCTCCTACCCTTTGGACACCTGTCCTGAAAGGAATGTCCACTTCCATTCCCTCCCCACGATGGTCCATGAAGACCACTGCTTCAGTGCCAAGGCTTTTGCCTCAGAATTATAG
- the TEX38 gene encoding testis-expressed protein 38 isoform X3, which produces MVWVSLYFGFLGLCSVVTGGCILFLHWRKNLRREERAQEWVKVMRAATFTYSPLLYWINKRRHYGMNTTVNTGPPPAVTKTETEVQNSDPLWELDVPGSRSSVAQDSSPKVEAPVPPQPALQLVPRQALPSPVLQSRTSSPLLVPIFQEVPFAPSLCNLPSMLNHSVSYPLDTCPERNVHFHSLPTMVHEDHCFSAKAFASEL; this is translated from the exons ATGG TATGGGTCTCATTGTACTTTGGATTCCTGGGGCTGTGTTCTGTGGTAACCGGTGGCTGCATTCTCTTTCTGCACTGGAGGAAGAACTTGCGACGAGAAGAGCGTGCCCAGGAGTGGGTGAAGGTGATGAGAGCCGCCACGTTCACCTACAGCCCCCTGTTGTACTGGATTAACAAGCGTCGGCATTATGGCATGAACACAACTGTCAACACGGGCCCTCCCCCTGCTGTCACCAAGACCGAGACTGAGGTCCAgaattcagatcctctgtgggAACTGGACGTCCCTGGGAGCAGGAGCTCTGTTGCCCAAGACAGCAGCCCCAAGGTGGAGGCCCCTGTCCCCCCGCAACCTGCACTGCAGCTGGTCCCCAGGCAGGCTTTACCTTCCCCAGTGCTGCAGTCCCGGACCAGCTCCCCACTCCTGGTGCCCATCTTTCAGGAGGtgccctttgccccttccctgtgcaaCCTGCCCTCAATGCTGAACCACTCGGTCTCCTACCCTTTGGACACCTGTCCTGAAAGGAATGTCCACTTCCATTCCCTCCCCACGATGGTCCATGAAGACCACTGCTTCAGTGCCAAGGCTTTTGCCTCAGAATTATAG
- the TEX38 gene encoding testis-expressed protein 38 isoform X5 — protein sequence MRAATFTYSPLLYWINKRRHYGMNTTVNTGPPPAVTKTETEVQNSDPLWELDVPGSRSSVAQDSSPKVEAPVPPQPALQLVPRQALPSPVLQSRTSSPLLVPIFQEVPFAPSLCNLPSMLNHSVSYPLDTCPERNVHFHSLPTMVHEDHCFSAKAFASEL from the coding sequence ATGAGAGCCGCCACGTTCACCTACAGCCCCCTGTTGTACTGGATTAACAAGCGTCGGCATTATGGCATGAACACAACTGTCAACACGGGCCCTCCCCCTGCTGTCACCAAGACCGAGACTGAGGTCCAgaattcagatcctctgtgggAACTGGACGTCCCTGGGAGCAGGAGCTCTGTTGCCCAAGACAGCAGCCCCAAGGTGGAGGCCCCTGTCCCCCCGCAACCTGCACTGCAGCTGGTCCCCAGGCAGGCTTTACCTTCCCCAGTGCTGCAGTCCCGGACCAGCTCCCCACTCCTGGTGCCCATCTTTCAGGAGGtgccctttgccccttccctgtgcaaCCTGCCCTCAATGCTGAACCACTCGGTCTCCTACCCTTTGGACACCTGTCCTGAAAGGAATGTCCACTTCCATTCCCTCCCCACGATGGTCCATGAAGACCACTGCTTCAGTGCCAAGGCTTTTGCCTCAGAATTATAG
- the TEX38 gene encoding testis-expressed protein 38 isoform X2: MDSQREDLSLPGGKCPFSSCPLLCALAQSRHPGKNLRREERAQEWVKVMRAATFTYSPLLYWINKRRHYGMNTTVNTGPPPAVTKTETEVQNSDPLWELDVPGSRSSVAQDSSPKVEAPVPPQPALQLVPRQALPSPVLQSRTSSPLLVPIFQEVPFAPSLCNLPSMLNHSVSYPLDTCPERNVHFHSLPTMVHEDHCFSAKAFASEL, from the exons ATGGATTCCCAGCGGGAGGACCTGAGCCTCCCTGGTGGTAAATGCCCCTTCAGTTCCTGCCCCTTGCTTTGTGCCTTAGCTCAGAGCAGGCACCCAGG GAAGAACTTGCGACGAGAAGAGCGTGCCCAGGAGTGGGTGAAGGTGATGAGAGCCGCCACGTTCACCTACAGCCCCCTGTTGTACTGGATTAACAAGCGTCGGCATTATGGCATGAACACAACTGTCAACACGGGCCCTCCCCCTGCTGTCACCAAGACCGAGACTGAGGTCCAgaattcagatcctctgtgggAACTGGACGTCCCTGGGAGCAGGAGCTCTGTTGCCCAAGACAGCAGCCCCAAGGTGGAGGCCCCTGTCCCCCCGCAACCTGCACTGCAGCTGGTCCCCAGGCAGGCTTTACCTTCCCCAGTGCTGCAGTCCCGGACCAGCTCCCCACTCCTGGTGCCCATCTTTCAGGAGGtgccctttgccccttccctgtgcaaCCTGCCCTCAATGCTGAACCACTCGGTCTCCTACCCTTTGGACACCTGTCCTGAAAGGAATGTCCACTTCCATTCCCTCCCCACGATGGTCCATGAAGACCACTGCTTCAGTGCCAAGGCTTTTGCCTCAGAATTATAG